A part of Streptantibioticus cattleyicolor NRRL 8057 = DSM 46488 genomic DNA contains:
- a CDS encoding class I SAM-dependent methyltransferase produces MRQAGLPATARCLEVGAGAGSVARMLARICPSGEVTASDIDTRFFEELAAEERITVLCHDVTRDGFPAGSFEVIHARMVLCHLADPARELAAMAEWLAPGGLLLVEDLDLGPADASPHPVMRQGLHVAERTLGGSQGSDLRLGRRLRALVTDAGFTSGGMGVQPVMIGDGGPADEFWRLSFAQLRDFQARDSSPLAGELDAALSLIDHPDFTDLGMHAVSVWARKPGQPTG; encoded by the coding sequence TTGAGACAGGCGGGCCTGCCCGCCACGGCCCGCTGTCTGGAAGTCGGGGCAGGCGCCGGGTCGGTGGCCCGGATGCTGGCCCGGATCTGCCCGAGCGGTGAGGTCACCGCGTCGGACATCGACACCCGCTTCTTCGAGGAGCTGGCGGCCGAGGAACGCATCACCGTCCTGTGCCACGACGTGACCCGGGACGGCTTTCCCGCCGGCTCCTTCGAGGTGATCCACGCCCGGATGGTCCTGTGCCATCTGGCCGACCCCGCACGGGAGTTGGCCGCCATGGCCGAGTGGCTGGCCCCCGGTGGACTGCTCCTGGTCGAGGATCTCGACCTGGGGCCCGCCGATGCCTCACCCCACCCCGTGATGCGTCAAGGGCTGCACGTCGCCGAGCGGACCCTCGGGGGCTCCCAGGGCAGCGATCTCCGCCTGGGCCGGCGGTTGCGAGCCCTGGTGACCGACGCCGGTTTCACCTCGGGCGGCATGGGGGTGCAGCCGGTGATGATCGGTGACGGCGGCCCCGCGGACGAGTTCTGGCGTCTGTCGTTCGCCCAACTCCGCGACTTCCAGGCCCGGGACAGCTCCCCGCTGGCCGGCGAGTTGGACGCGGCGCTCTCCTTGATCGACCATCCGGACTTCACCGACCTCGGCATGCACGCCGTCTCCGTATGGGCCCGTAAGCCCGGACAGCCGACCGGGTAA
- a CDS encoding isocitrate lyase/PEP mutase family protein: MTTTNSPGARLRHLLAGPGLITAPGVYDGLGAHLVARCGFSAAYLTGAGVAAAGYGLPDIGLLTATEMVDRARVAAEALGDVPLIADADTGYGGPMHVVRTVRAYEQAGVAAVQLEDQAFPKKCGHLPGKELVSAREFEDKLRAALDARADENTVIVARTDARGPLGIHEAVDRANRYAAAGADVLFVEAPRDVDEIEQIAAQVEAPLLINMVYGGLTPDTAPGTLSALGYRIAIHPGALLVPGVLAGLDALRRLGGTPPADFTPGPRGLFDLVGLREWSAVAERYRAGTPDPA; encoded by the coding sequence ATGACCACGACCAACAGCCCCGGGGCCCGCCTGCGCCACCTCCTCGCCGGACCCGGCCTGATCACCGCCCCCGGTGTCTACGACGGACTCGGCGCCCATCTGGTCGCCCGCTGCGGCTTCTCCGCCGCCTACCTCACCGGCGCGGGCGTGGCCGCCGCCGGCTACGGACTGCCGGACATCGGCCTGCTGACCGCCACCGAGATGGTGGACCGCGCCCGCGTCGCCGCCGAAGCACTCGGCGACGTCCCCCTGATCGCGGACGCCGACACCGGCTACGGCGGCCCCATGCACGTGGTCCGCACCGTGCGCGCCTACGAACAGGCGGGCGTCGCCGCCGTCCAGCTGGAGGACCAGGCGTTCCCGAAGAAGTGCGGCCACCTGCCCGGCAAGGAACTCGTATCGGCGCGGGAGTTCGAGGACAAACTGCGTGCCGCGCTGGACGCCCGCGCCGACGAGAACACCGTGATCGTGGCCCGCACCGACGCCCGCGGACCGCTCGGCATCCACGAGGCCGTCGACCGCGCCAACCGCTACGCCGCGGCCGGCGCCGACGTCCTCTTCGTCGAGGCCCCGCGGGACGTCGACGAGATCGAGCAGATCGCCGCCCAGGTCGAGGCCCCCTTGCTGATCAACATGGTGTACGGGGGGCTGACGCCGGACACCGCCCCCGGCACGCTGTCCGCTCTCGGCTACCGCATCGCGATCCACCCCGGTGCCCTTCTCGTCCCCGGTGTGCTCGCCGGTCTCGACGCCCTGCGGCGCCTCGGCGGTACCCCGCCCGCCGACTTCACCCCGGGGCCCCGGGGCCTGTTCGACCTCGTCGGCCTGCGCGAATGGTCCGCCGTGGCCGAGCGGTACCGGGCCGGCACCCCGGATCCGGCATGA
- a CDS encoding acyl carrier protein, giving the protein MSTDSLTTLRGELATMSGDEAIVLIEDKVAELAAAVLHTSVDRIDRTSRLDLLGIDSLMFLELSTALHRHLGCDIPTLELMGAAHLPDIAKRALHRIQRPGSPDPTTTVAVPERSEHA; this is encoded by the coding sequence GTGAGCACCGACAGTCTCACCACCTTGCGCGGCGAACTGGCCACGATGAGCGGCGACGAGGCCATCGTCCTGATCGAGGACAAGGTCGCCGAGCTCGCCGCCGCCGTCCTGCACACCTCCGTGGACCGCATCGACCGCACCAGCCGCCTCGACCTGCTCGGCATCGACTCCCTGATGTTCCTCGAACTCTCCACGGCACTGCACCGGCACCTCGGCTGCGACATCCCCACCCTGGAACTGATGGGCGCCGCCCACCTCCCCGACATCGCCAAACGGGCCCTGCACCGCATCCAGCGGCCGGGTTCCCCCGACCCCACCACGACCGTCGCCGTCCCGGAGCGGAGTGAACACGCGTGA
- a CDS encoding 2-methylaconitate cis-trans isomerase PrpF family protein — translation MATGDQAAIRCVLMRAGTSKGLFFHDSDLPRPGPERDRVLKRVMGSPDVLQIDGLGGSRPITSKVAVIALSGRDDADVDYTFAQIEIESDGIGYGGNCGNISSGVGPFAVDEGLVPAVEGTTRVRVHNTNTGTIIVADVPVRDGRAEVAGDFALPGVPGTGAEIVMDWSSTIGASTGHLLPTGNPVDTVTLDGGARLPFTLCDAGNTVVWVRAADLGCWGSELKDEIDQDHGLLDRLREIRGRVTALLCPGYDWRGVDDDATRGLPLIGLVAPPGGYPTLDGGRADAAAMDLRVRLVFMNRLHESIAGTASVSLAAASRVPGSIVAEVARNLVPDTLLIGHPSGITASRVRATTTGEPPGVAFQLLGFSRTARRLMDGTAYVPAR, via the coding sequence ATGGCAACCGGCGACCAGGCGGCCATCCGCTGCGTACTGATGCGGGCCGGGACGAGCAAGGGCCTGTTCTTCCACGACAGCGACCTTCCCCGGCCGGGCCCGGAGCGGGACCGGGTGCTCAAGCGCGTCATGGGCTCGCCCGACGTGCTCCAGATCGACGGTCTGGGCGGTTCCCGGCCGATCACCTCCAAGGTCGCCGTCATCGCCCTCTCCGGCCGCGACGACGCGGATGTGGACTACACCTTCGCCCAGATCGAGATCGAATCGGACGGCATCGGCTACGGCGGCAACTGCGGCAACATCTCCAGCGGCGTGGGCCCCTTCGCCGTGGACGAAGGACTCGTGCCCGCCGTCGAGGGAACCACCCGGGTCCGCGTGCACAACACCAACACCGGCACGATCATCGTCGCCGACGTCCCGGTCCGCGACGGCCGGGCCGAGGTGGCGGGCGACTTCGCCCTCCCCGGTGTGCCGGGCACCGGAGCGGAAATCGTCATGGACTGGTCGTCCACGATCGGCGCGAGCACCGGACACCTGCTGCCCACCGGCAACCCCGTCGACACGGTCACCCTGGACGGCGGCGCCCGCCTCCCGTTCACCCTGTGCGACGCCGGCAACACCGTGGTGTGGGTGCGCGCCGCGGATCTCGGCTGCTGGGGAAGCGAGTTGAAGGACGAGATCGACCAGGACCACGGGCTGCTGGACAGGCTGCGGGAGATCCGCGGCCGGGTGACCGCGCTGCTGTGCCCCGGCTACGACTGGCGTGGCGTCGACGACGACGCCACCCGCGGACTCCCCCTGATCGGGCTCGTCGCCCCGCCCGGCGGATACCCCACGCTCGACGGGGGCCGCGCCGACGCCGCCGCGATGGATCTGCGGGTCCGGCTGGTCTTCATGAACCGCCTGCACGAAAGCATCGCCGGCACCGCCTCGGTGTCGCTCGCCGCCGCCTCCCGCGTGCCGGGGTCGATCGTCGCCGAGGTGGCGCGGAACCTGGTCCCGGACACCTTGCTGATCGGCCATCCGTCCGGGATCACCGCGAGCCGGGTCAGGGCCACCACGACCGGCGAACCGCCCGGCGTCGCCTTCCAGTTGCTGGGTTTCAGCCGCACCGCGCGCCGCCTGATGGACGGCACGGCCTACGTCCCGGCCCGCTGA
- a CDS encoding type I polyketide synthase: protein MSPASTPRTSASPPKEASRIDPQQRLLLECAVEALDDAALDINALAGSETAVITGVSNHDYADLQARRVRSTNPYTTTGGYLSITANRVSYELDLTGPSSAVDTACSSGLTALHQACEHLRTGHSPLALAGAVNVMLSPAPFVGFAQAGVVSPTGRCHPFGAAADGFVRSEGAVMLVLKPLAAALADGDRVHGVILATGVNSDGRTVGLSAPSSRTQAALLRRVYAAAGIDPRDVSYVEAHGTGTLAGDPVECAALGEVLGSSRADAPLPVGSVKSNLGHLQAVGGMAGVLKSLVVIESRSIPRTLHADPPNPKIDFDRLGLRPVLTARPVPGTSRVVVGVNSFGIGSANAHAVLAAPPVRSTPPARADVAVAPVRPVPVVVSAHTPQALTAALESWAEHFTALAADSSQGPEALYDAAFTSCRRRTRRRHGTAFFATDLTQAAEVLTRAARGQEGGTTTERRVNGGRIGFVFCGNGSQWAGMGAQLLGQDRAFTADVEAVSDELEPLLGWNVREELAHADASRWDRTEVAQPMLFAVQAGLVAALSARGVDPHAVMGHSVGEVAAAYCAGGLTRAQACRVIAARSLAQAATVGSGGMAAVGLGEDAARERLQRARLDDRVEISAINSDQDVTLAGPHQDLAALGAALDADGVFFRDLRLDYAFHTQAMDPVRDQRTRALKSLVPGSCRIPLISTVTGRAESADALDAEYWWANIRRPVRFHQAATELTTGDAACDVLVEIGPHPVLTAYLRRTTAGAPAPGVIVPTLSRTFATVDALRQTVLRVLAAGAAADWDRYFPRPGAVADLPTVAWQRERHWNGDPSWWREDAPGEDTADAHPLLGSRQAGPEAAWLNRLDADRLSWMEDHRVADAVVWPAAGFVEMALAAGRSRHDEPLEITGLSIGRALTLDWSADPASPTDGDDIHLATHLAQDGRLTIRSRTGEQDWTEHVRAGVRSLLRPQRPRLDITALKRRLPNQRPAIEHYAAAHRAGLDYGPAFRTVTHLHTGPDEALGRYEFTAPVQPEPAVIAHPTLLDGALQSCLPLVFTADRPAPFLPARITTVRGWQPLPSSGFVHVTRATGPDALWDIAVCNDHGAVCMELLGCELRRFDTATADEQDRLTVVLRAAPLPGQPEPGRSPLPAPRTLPELVRQRNDAHLGRLHRISDALLPRLLEVCSHFTAQAMRHLLPAAKHSSFGLADLVDAGVQAKHAKLLDVLLPQAAGHGALTATGPGAWSITATPRAEELFSRLLEDFPGQSVTVLTYGECAGRLADVLTGDANPLELLFAESDNLVQRFYEASTFVAPHTHALVGWIRDVVDGWPADRPLRILEVGAGTGATTAALLPHLPPERVHYTFTDVSPAFFPAAKKRFHTYDFLTHQVLDAGGDPVAQGFEPGAYDLVIAANILHATSDITRALRAMATLLADGGHLIALETHSVELLAPVFGLLDSFWLPTDEDVRPDGPLVPYDRWPELLADCGFPSTAHYDDTAADRPYVSLIVAERGAHAVPDKATDRTSPAPTALDDAAQRSWLLSTPTADAPTELAHRLTRALLTARPHDRVHHVARASGADPWARELTGAADGSEAPRPVSDVILLAEPAGETAPRQHTDHGVRQLAALRDLARAWSRSERSREGSLRVWIIDADSQQPPTPPPSPHGAPLWGAARSLANEDPSLNIRRVALTEPGNDDTVKRLLHELRHLQGNPEDVVDDEVVLTPHGRFATRVTPLPATEATCEPGPHYALHIDATGRHPVFTWRATTALHPAEGEVVIRTAAAALNHHDLLTATGNGSPPAARRHGFLGLGLDCAGTVTAVGPGVTRLAPGDRVAAMAHTALASHVLASSDHVIPLPDTMEFTAAATLPTAFLTAHHALQQCAALTEDDTVLVHAAAGGVGLAAVHLAQRAGARVIATAGTPAKRSLLRLLGVEHVLDSRTLDFAEQVADLTDGRGVDVVLNSLPGEARLRGLHLLAPQGRFIELARRDAERDAPLPVSPPARNVSFFAVDTLDLHDRRTPLVRRHFTELAEAVTTGHVRPVPHHTFPAHRFGEAFGLLNHARHIGRVVISFDAPPPVADDKPASALDADAAYVIIGGLAAFGAATARHLAARGARHLHLVGRRGARTPGAEELLDELRAATVEVTVDRADITRPGALDPVRTALRERRLGGVVHAAMVLADAPLTDCADTHLETVLAPKITGLHALAALAEDHDPDFFLAYSSVAALAGNIQQAPYAAANAAMEALIRARHRCGSPALAVQWGVIADAGYVHRTGRIDEMASYGMAPVTATDALTALDRLLDTRTGPSSHWAASTGTASAASCPASRPPGPAHCSNSVR, encoded by the coding sequence ATGTCACCGGCTTCGACACCTCGTACTTCGGCATCACCCCCCAAGGAAGCCTCCCGGATCGACCCGCAGCAGCGTCTGCTGCTCGAGTGCGCGGTCGAGGCCCTCGACGACGCCGCCCTCGACATCAACGCCCTGGCCGGCAGCGAAACCGCCGTCATCACCGGTGTCTCCAACCACGACTACGCCGACCTCCAGGCGCGCCGCGTGCGTTCGACCAACCCCTACACCACGACCGGCGGATACCTGTCGATCACGGCCAACCGCGTCTCGTACGAACTGGATCTGACCGGTCCGTCCAGCGCCGTGGACACCGCCTGTTCCTCCGGCCTGACCGCGCTGCACCAGGCGTGCGAGCATCTGCGCACCGGTCACAGCCCGCTCGCCCTGGCGGGCGCGGTGAACGTGATGCTGTCGCCGGCCCCCTTCGTCGGCTTCGCGCAGGCCGGAGTGGTCTCGCCGACGGGTCGTTGCCACCCCTTCGGGGCCGCGGCCGACGGCTTCGTGCGCTCCGAGGGCGCCGTGATGCTCGTCCTGAAACCCCTGGCCGCCGCGCTCGCCGACGGCGACCGGGTGCATGGCGTCATCCTGGCCACCGGGGTCAACTCCGACGGCCGCACCGTGGGCCTGTCCGCGCCGAGTTCACGCACCCAGGCTGCTCTGCTGCGCCGGGTGTACGCCGCCGCGGGCATCGACCCGCGCGACGTGTCCTACGTGGAGGCGCACGGCACGGGGACCCTGGCAGGCGACCCCGTCGAGTGCGCGGCGCTGGGGGAGGTGCTCGGAAGCAGCCGTGCCGACGCGCCGCTTCCGGTCGGTTCGGTCAAGTCCAACCTCGGGCACCTGCAAGCGGTGGGCGGGATGGCGGGGGTCCTGAAGTCGCTGGTCGTGATCGAATCCCGTTCCATACCGAGGACTCTGCACGCCGATCCACCCAACCCGAAGATCGACTTCGACCGCCTCGGTCTGCGACCGGTACTCACCGCCCGCCCCGTTCCCGGCACCAGCCGTGTCGTGGTCGGCGTCAACTCCTTCGGCATCGGTAGTGCCAACGCGCACGCCGTGCTGGCCGCACCGCCGGTACGTTCGACGCCACCGGCCCGGGCCGATGTCGCCGTCGCGCCGGTCCGGCCGGTGCCGGTCGTCGTCTCCGCGCACACGCCCCAAGCGCTGACCGCCGCCCTGGAGTCCTGGGCGGAACACTTCACCGCTCTGGCCGCCGACTCCTCGCAGGGGCCCGAGGCCCTGTACGACGCCGCCTTCACCTCATGCCGACGACGGACCCGGCGCCGCCACGGTACGGCCTTCTTCGCAACCGACCTCACCCAAGCCGCCGAAGTCCTGACCCGGGCGGCGCGAGGACAGGAGGGCGGCACCACCACCGAACGCCGGGTGAACGGAGGCCGGATCGGCTTCGTCTTCTGCGGGAACGGCTCGCAGTGGGCAGGCATGGGAGCCCAACTCCTCGGCCAGGACCGCGCGTTCACCGCCGACGTCGAAGCCGTCAGCGACGAACTCGAACCCCTGCTCGGCTGGAACGTGCGCGAGGAGCTGGCCCACGCCGACGCCTCCCGCTGGGACCGTACGGAAGTCGCGCAGCCGATGCTGTTCGCCGTCCAGGCGGGCCTGGTCGCCGCCTTGTCCGCCCGGGGCGTCGATCCGCACGCCGTGATGGGACACAGCGTCGGGGAAGTGGCCGCCGCGTACTGCGCGGGCGGCCTCACCCGGGCCCAAGCCTGCCGCGTCATCGCCGCCCGCAGCCTCGCGCAGGCCGCCACCGTAGGGTCGGGAGGCATGGCCGCGGTGGGCCTGGGCGAAGACGCCGCCAGGGAACGGCTCCAGCGGGCGCGGCTGGACGACCGCGTGGAGATCTCCGCGATCAACTCCGACCAGGACGTCACCCTCGCGGGCCCGCACCAGGACCTCGCGGCCCTCGGCGCCGCACTCGATGCCGACGGTGTCTTCTTCCGGGACCTGCGCCTCGACTACGCCTTCCACACGCAAGCCATGGACCCCGTACGTGACCAGCGGACCCGCGCACTGAAATCCCTGGTCCCCGGCTCCTGCCGCATTCCGCTGATCTCCACGGTGACCGGCCGCGCCGAGTCGGCGGACGCGCTGGACGCCGAGTACTGGTGGGCCAACATCCGCCGCCCCGTCCGCTTCCACCAGGCCGCCACCGAACTGACCACCGGGGACGCCGCCTGCGACGTCCTGGTCGAAATCGGCCCCCATCCGGTCCTCACCGCCTACCTGCGACGCACCACCGCCGGCGCTCCCGCCCCCGGCGTGATCGTTCCCACCCTGTCCCGGACGTTCGCCACCGTGGACGCGCTGCGACAGACCGTCCTGCGCGTACTCGCCGCCGGGGCAGCGGCGGACTGGGACCGCTACTTCCCCCGTCCCGGCGCGGTGGCCGACCTGCCGACGGTGGCGTGGCAGCGCGAGCGGCACTGGAACGGCGACCCGTCCTGGTGGCGGGAAGACGCCCCCGGCGAGGACACCGCCGATGCCCACCCCCTTCTCGGATCCCGCCAAGCCGGCCCGGAAGCAGCGTGGTTGAACCGTCTGGACGCCGACCGGCTGTCGTGGATGGAGGACCACCGGGTCGCGGACGCCGTCGTCTGGCCCGCCGCGGGCTTCGTGGAAATGGCTCTGGCCGCCGGACGGAGCCGACACGACGAACCACTCGAAATCACCGGCCTGTCCATCGGCCGCGCCCTGACCCTCGACTGGAGCGCCGACCCGGCGAGCCCCACGGACGGCGACGACATCCACCTGGCCACCCACCTCGCCCAGGACGGCAGGCTCACCATCCGCAGCCGCACCGGCGAACAGGACTGGACCGAGCACGTCCGCGCCGGCGTACGGAGTCTGCTGCGCCCACAGCGCCCCCGGCTGGACATCACCGCCCTGAAACGCCGCCTGCCGAACCAGCGTCCCGCCATCGAGCACTACGCAGCCGCCCATCGGGCCGGTCTCGACTACGGGCCGGCGTTCCGGACCGTCACCCACCTGCACACCGGGCCGGACGAAGCCCTGGGACGCTACGAGTTCACCGCGCCGGTCCAGCCCGAGCCCGCAGTCATCGCCCACCCCACGCTGCTCGACGGCGCCCTGCAGAGCTGTCTGCCGCTGGTGTTCACCGCGGACCGCCCCGCCCCGTTCCTGCCCGCCCGCATCACCACCGTCCGCGGCTGGCAGCCCCTGCCCTCCTCCGGCTTCGTCCACGTCACCCGCGCCACCGGCCCCGACGCCCTCTGGGACATCGCCGTGTGCAACGACCACGGTGCTGTCTGCATGGAACTGCTCGGCTGCGAACTACGACGCTTCGACACCGCGACCGCCGACGAGCAGGACCGCCTCACCGTAGTCCTGCGCGCGGCGCCCCTCCCCGGCCAACCCGAGCCCGGCCGGAGCCCGCTGCCCGCCCCGCGGACACTGCCGGAACTGGTCAGGCAGCGGAACGACGCCCATCTGGGCCGGCTCCACCGGATCAGCGACGCCCTCCTGCCGAGACTGCTCGAAGTCTGCTCCCACTTCACGGCCCAGGCCATGCGCCACCTGCTCCCCGCCGCGAAGCACTCCTCGTTCGGCCTGGCCGACCTCGTCGACGCGGGGGTCCAGGCCAAACACGCCAAGCTCCTCGACGTCCTGCTGCCCCAGGCCGCCGGCCACGGCGCCCTCACCGCCACCGGACCCGGCGCCTGGAGCATCACGGCCACGCCACGCGCCGAGGAACTCTTCAGCCGTCTGCTCGAAGACTTTCCCGGCCAGTCCGTCACCGTCCTCACCTACGGTGAGTGCGCGGGCCGCCTCGCCGACGTCCTCACCGGTGACGCCAACCCGCTGGAACTCCTCTTCGCCGAGTCCGACAACCTCGTCCAACGGTTCTACGAGGCCAGCACCTTCGTCGCCCCGCACACCCACGCGCTCGTCGGCTGGATCCGCGACGTCGTCGACGGCTGGCCCGCCGACCGGCCGCTGCGCATCCTCGAGGTCGGTGCGGGCACCGGCGCCACCACCGCGGCCCTGCTGCCCCACCTGCCGCCCGAGCGCGTCCACTACACCTTCACCGACGTGTCACCCGCGTTCTTCCCCGCCGCCAAGAAGCGCTTCCACACCTACGACTTCCTCACCCACCAGGTCCTGGACGCGGGCGGCGACCCCGTGGCCCAAGGGTTCGAGCCAGGCGCCTACGACCTCGTCATCGCCGCGAACATCCTGCACGCCACGAGCGACATCACCCGCGCCCTGCGCGCCATGGCCACCCTGCTCGCCGACGGCGGCCACCTGATCGCCCTGGAAACCCACAGCGTGGAACTCCTGGCCCCGGTGTTCGGCCTGCTGGACTCCTTCTGGCTCCCCACCGACGAGGACGTCCGCCCCGACGGCCCACTGGTGCCCTACGACCGCTGGCCCGAACTCCTCGCCGACTGCGGCTTCCCGTCCACGGCCCATTACGACGACACCGCCGCCGACCGCCCCTACGTATCCCTCATCGTCGCGGAGCGCGGCGCCCACGCCGTCCCCGACAAGGCAACGGACCGTACTTCTCCCGCCCCGACGGCGCTCGACGACGCGGCACAGCGGTCCTGGCTGCTGAGCACACCTACCGCCGACGCCCCCACCGAACTGGCGCACCGGCTGACCCGGGCACTGCTCACCGCACGCCCCCACGACCGCGTCCACCACGTTGCGCGGGCAAGCGGCGCGGACCCCTGGGCCCGCGAACTGACCGGCGCCGCGGACGGCTCCGAGGCACCCCGACCGGTGAGCGACGTGATCCTCCTCGCCGAACCAGCCGGCGAGACAGCGCCACGGCAACACACCGACCACGGCGTACGGCAGCTTGCCGCGCTGCGTGACCTCGCCCGTGCCTGGAGCCGGAGCGAGCGGTCACGCGAAGGGAGCCTGCGTGTCTGGATCATCGACGCCGACAGCCAGCAGCCGCCCACCCCGCCGCCCTCACCCCATGGCGCCCCCCTGTGGGGCGCCGCGCGAAGCCTGGCGAACGAAGACCCCTCACTGAACATACGTCGCGTCGCCTTGACCGAACCCGGCAACGACGACACGGTCAAGCGTCTCCTGCACGAACTGCGGCATCTCCAGGGCAACCCCGAGGATGTCGTCGACGACGAGGTGGTCCTCACACCGCACGGGCGCTTCGCCACGCGGGTCACACCACTGCCCGCCACCGAGGCCACCTGCGAACCCGGGCCCCACTACGCACTGCACATCGATGCCACCGGACGCCACCCCGTCTTCACCTGGCGCGCCACCACCGCCCTCCACCCGGCCGAAGGAGAGGTCGTCATCCGCACCGCGGCGGCGGCGCTCAACCACCACGACCTGCTGACCGCCACCGGCAACGGTTCCCCGCCCGCGGCCCGGCGCCACGGATTCCTCGGCCTCGGCCTGGACTGCGCGGGCACCGTCACCGCCGTCGGCCCCGGCGTCACCCGTCTCGCACCGGGCGACCGCGTCGCGGCCATGGCCCACACCGCCCTGGCCTCCCACGTCCTCGCCTCCAGCGACCACGTCATACCGCTGCCCGACACCATGGAATTCACCGCGGCAGCCACCCTGCCCACCGCGTTCCTCACCGCGCACCACGCCCTCCAGCAGTGCGCCGCCCTGACCGAGGACGACACCGTCCTCGTGCACGCCGCCGCCGGGGGCGTCGGACTGGCCGCCGTGCACCTCGCACAGCGCGCCGGCGCACGCGTCATCGCCACCGCCGGCACCCCCGCCAAACGGAGCCTGCTGCGCCTGCTGGGCGTCGAGCACGTGCTGGACTCGCGCACCCTGGACTTCGCCGAGCAGGTCGCGGACCTGACCGACGGCCGCGGCGTCGACGTCGTCCTCAACTCCCTGCCCGGCGAAGCCCGCCTGCGCGGCCTGCACCTGCTCGCCCCGCAGGGGCGCTTCATCGAACTCGCCCGACGCGACGCGGAGCGGGACGCGCCACTGCCCGTCTCCCCGCCGGCCCGCAACGTCTCGTTCTTCGCAGTGGACACCCTCGACCTGCACGATCGACGCACGCCCCTGGTCCGGCGCCACTTCACGGAGCTGGCCGAAGCCGTCACCACCGGCCATGTGAGGCCGGTGCCCCATCACACGTTCCCCGCGCACCGCTTCGGGGAGGCCTTCGGTCTGCTGAACCACGCCCGGCACATCGGGAGGGTCGTCATCAGTTTCGACGCCCCACCGCCGGTCGCCGACGACAAGCCCGCGAGCGCACTCGACGCCGACGCCGCTTACGTCATCATCGGTGGCCTCGCGGCGTTCGGCGCCGCCACGGCCCGCCACCTCGCCGCACGCGGCGCCCGCCACCTCCACCTCGTCGGACGCCGGGGCGCCCGGACGCCCGGCGCCGAGGAACTGCTCGACGAGCTTCGCGCCGCGACCGTCGAGGTCACCGTCGACCGCGCCGACATCACCCGGCCCGGCGCCCTCGATCCGGTGCGCACCGCCCTGCGGGAACGGCGCCTGGGCGGTGTCGTGCACGCCGCCATGGTCCTCGCCGACGCTCCCTTGACCGACTGCGCCGACACCCACCTGGAAACCGTCCTCGCCCCCAAGATCACCGGACTTCACGCGCTCGCCGCCCTCGCCGAGGACCACGATCCCGACTTCTTCCTCGCCTACAGTTCGGTGGCCGCCCTCGCAGGCAACATCCAGCAAGCCCCCTACGCCGCCGCCAACGCCGCGATGGAAGCGCTGATCCGGGCCCGGCACCGCTGCGGCAGCCCCGCCCTCGCCGTTCAATGGGGCGTCATCGCGGACGCCGGATACGTCCACCGCACCGGACGCATCGACGAGATGGCCTCCTACGGCATGGCCCCCGTCACCGCCACCGACGCGCTCACCGCACTCGACCGGCTGCTCGACACCCGAACGGGCCCGTCGTCGCACTGGGCCGCTTCGACTGGGACAGCATCAGCCGCGTCCTGCCCCGCCTCGCGGCCCCCAGGACCGGCGCACTGCTCCAACAGCGTCAGGTGA
- a CDS encoding thioesterase II family protein, whose protein sequence is MNAHVPTGNPARPTTAIDQPDFVTLRPATGDEHLLRLYCMPPAGMNAAYFQAFTPYLPTTISVHALQLPGRGRATGTPVHTDPHRLGQLLAERIRQDDDGHPYAVFGHSVGALIAHETVTSLTRQGHRPPTLLALSAMAAPHHPDFTARAPDVLLGGREGIEKLFGRLPDHAAHDPRALINTWIPKLADLLLALQSPPHQGPPLDTQLALYGGEDDPVISPDALAGWNDITSRPATPRLFPGNHTYPLDNVQALSSRLTADIVTSLRGWYVQPTAPAHTRGSVHEPVIQGPVSNVTRTR, encoded by the coding sequence GTGAACGCCCACGTTCCCACGGGCAATCCGGCCCGTCCCACCACCGCCATCGACCAACCGGACTTCGTCACCCTGCGCCCGGCCACCGGTGACGAACACCTCCTACGCCTCTACTGCATGCCGCCCGCGGGGATGAACGCCGCCTACTTCCAAGCCTTCACCCCCTACCTGCCGACCACCATCAGCGTGCACGCCCTGCAACTGCCCGGACGCGGACGCGCCACCGGCACGCCGGTGCACACCGACCCGCACCGCCTCGGACAGCTCCTCGCCGAACGCATCCGCCAGGACGACGACGGCCACCCGTACGCCGTGTTCGGTCACAGCGTGGGAGCGCTCATCGCCCACGAGACCGTCACATCCCTCACCCGGCAGGGACACCGCCCGCCCACCCTGCTCGCCCTGTCCGCCATGGCCGCCCCCCACCACCCCGACTTCACCGCGCGGGCTCCGGACGTCCTGCTCGGCGGCCGGGAGGGCATCGAGAAGCTCTTCGGCCGCCTGCCCGACCACGCCGCCCACGACCCCAGGGCGCTGATCAACACGTGGATCCCGAAGCTCGCCGATCTGCTGCTCGCCCTCCAGTCCCCGCCCCACCAGGGACCACCGCTGGACACCCAACTCGCCCTCTACGGAGGCGAGGACGACCCCGTCATCTCCCCGGATGCCTTGGCGGGCTGGAACGACATCACCAGCCGGCCCGCCACCCCGCGCCTCTTCCCCGGCAACCACACCTACCCCCTCGACAACGTCCAAGCCCTCAGCTCCCGGCTCACCGCCGACATCGTCACCTCCCTGCGAGGGTGGTACGTCCAGCCAACGGCCCCGGCTCACACGCGGGGGAGTGTCCATGAGCCTGTCATTCAAGGCCCGGTGTCGAACGTGACTCGAACTCGGTGA